The Aricia agestis chromosome 3, ilAriAges1.1, whole genome shotgun sequence genome includes the window GGTAGCGTTTTCCCGATTGAAGGAGTTAATGTCCAATATATCCCACTTGGTGGTGAAGCATCCGGAGGTGCAGCATGTCATGAGGGAGGAGACCTTCGACGCCGTCATCACAGAGTGGCTGTTCCGTGACGTAGAGGCTGGGTAAGTGCGTAGTGCGTGGATAATATCAAATTCATCCATCCGCTGAAGTTAGAGAATTTAACACATTTTTACCATGAGAGCATCGAGGACATGCCTACAATTACCGGTGGAAGATTGAACATGGTCGATTTCTTGTAAGCGAAACCGCAGTCAACACTGCGTCTAGACTAAAAAAAATCCTGTTACAGATACGCAGCAGCACTACAAGTCCCATGGATACTCTTACACGGCATGGAGATGTCTCCCCACATGGAGAACCTGGTGGACACGGTGCGCCACGTCTCCACCATCCCCCTCGTGCTCAACGAGGCCCCCATCCCCATGAACCTGCCGCAGAGACTGATGAATACGGCGTGGCATTTGCTGATGAGCTTCTGTTTTTAGTGAGTAACACTTTCTTAATCCTTCCAACTGTCATAACGTCAGCTATAATAGTGCTATGAATGTGAACCTCGAATCCAGCGCCCATCGTTGATATCCTCGTCAGACTCTAGAGTCCACCGAGAGACCGTGTATAAAGTCACAACATCACGTCATGCCAATCTGGTGAGCCCTGACGCACTAACACAGTCAGATAGAGAATGGAAATCATCATATTATCTTTGTCTTCGCAGTAAGGACTTTCCATCGAATGAGGCCGAATACCATGCGATGTTCGGTCCGATAGCCGAGGCTCGCGGACACCAGCTCCCGCCCTACTGGGACGCGATACGCGACGTGTCGGTCCTCTTCCTCAACTCACATCCGTCCTTTACCGCGGCTCGCAGTCTGCCGCCTAATGCTGTCGAGATCGGGGGTTATCATATTGACGAAAATGTGCCACCATTGCCAAAGGTATTATCGTAAGCATGTGCTCTATTAAGATCATTCTTGTTTAACAAGATTTGTAGAGCTTGAGAAAAATGAGAATTTTGTGTTACTTAGTTGATTCATTTGTTTGTTCTTCCCTATTTACCTAACTATAtaggtataaatattttaacacgtcTACAGGATTTGCAAGTATTACTGGACTCTTCTAAAAATGGAGTGATCTACTTCAGCCTGGGGTCCGTCATCAAAGCCAAGAATCTTCCTGAAAAATTAGTAAACGAATGGATAAAGATGTTCGCGGAGCTGCCCTACACCGTGCTCTGGAAATTCGAAATTGAACTGAAGGACCTGCCGAAGAACCTCCACGTCCGACCCTGGATGCCTCAAACGAGTATATTAAGTGAGATAGATATCTTGTTTGCCTATTAATAAAACCTAATACCTAATATCGAGACACCAGTCAACCGCCCTTTTTTCTCAGCCATATGTAGGAaaatggaaatataatattatataggaacTCAGAATGGCAAATATTGTATTTCTTCTCTACTTGCAGCTCATCCAAACGTGAAGGTCTTCATTACTCACAGTGGTGGCCTCAGCACCATCGAATCTCTATACTACGGGAAACCGATCCTGGCTGTACCGGTGTTCGGGGACCAGCCCGCCAACGCCGAGCAGGCCGTGCAGGCCGGCAGAGCCCTGAAAGTGCCGTACTCAATAAACATGGTTGGAGACCTCAAAGTTGCTTTGAAGGAAATGCTCAGCAACGACAGGTAGTTCTTACGATTTAGACCTTAATTCCTTGCTTGCTTTagatccatgggcgtacccaggtaggggcagagAGGCAgctatccccccccccccccccccagaaGATAAAATAATCGTCAAATTTCCTGGccagtgggaattaaaaacgtgttacctactttGTGCGTGCTGtacgcaaaatgaagtgttgggaacaaaatatattttcagtcagattaatagtcaattttatgattttttttcaataatataccagaccgaccatcttctcgaatcAGCTATGCCGAAATCCTCGGTACTCCCGTGTTTAGATCACTTATATTCtgttttatattgataaaagtttaaattatcGCAAAAGTGTAGGTACGTCAAAAGGGGACGCATGCGCTAAGTGTTCCGCGCATCGCATCATAGTACAGTGCAGTGTGGGCCTAACAGCCATGCACTCTAGCCTTTAGGAGCATTCGCTGGCagggtcgcggttgtgtatcccgtggctctgcctaaaGCGGAAAGTAGGAACACTCGTTGggtttttagtgggtatgcccgggcgcggcaTTTCACCGCCCTGGGgaatcccacataccccggtagccaTCCCCagaccgccggggatgcgtaattgCATTTTCCCAACGATAAAAAAGGGGGACTTCGAAACCAGTAAAATTTTGAAAGGCGGTCATGAGAGAAAAATGTTTGGGAACCTCCAATTTATGAAGTTATCatcaacgtttttttttttttaaataaagaagcTCTCAGAATGTCTATGCTTTGACTATTGACCTACGAGCGGcacataagtacttaaatacGTGTAATTTACCAGCTACTACCAGCGAGCACAGTACCTGTCGAGTCTGTTCCACAAGCGGCCGGTGCCGCCGAAGCAGCTCGTCACCAACTATGTGGAACTCGCCATTGAGAGCAAAGGTGAACTGATTTTCCAACactttccacattttccaacacttttttttacttaaaagttGAAACTATATGCCAATTGCCAAGGGATCTCCGGACTCTAGATATAAATGAGAGAACAGGCAAGCGCGAAGTAGTTTAAAACAGACTCAATAGCACTGCGAATTTCTATCTTCCATCTTTTCTACCttcgatattattataaacgcgaaagtgtgtctgtctgtttgtccgtccttctgtctgtttgttaccatcttcacgcctaaaccgctgaatgGATTTTGCTTACATTTGGTATGTACATAGAtatttgggtcccgggaaaggacattcaGGTACGATCGTTTTTATCtctgaaaatgtacggttcccgcgcgattaactgGCGCAGagtagttgcgggcgtcatctaactAGTTATAAATAACCCATCAGttaatttcaatgttttgtTGGTACTTAAAGGTACTGTAAATAGTTCATTGGAGTGACAGAGTTCAGGAATATATTGATCTTGACTTATCATCATGTTATTTTGCCAGGTGCCCACCACCTGCGCTCCAAGACGCTCCTGTACAAGTGGTACGAGATCTGGATGCTGGACCAGGCGGCCGTACTGCTGGCGGTGCTGTACATCCTCTATAGAGTCATCAAGAAGATAGTGTGTCTGATAAAAGGAATGTTCTCGAGAACGAAAAAAGTTAAGAAgcaatgataatattttggtaAGGGGTTGaaacttgtaaataaaaaaatattttataccatTTAGTTGCATTTAATTATTTCTTCGTCAAGCCCTTACCTATCTTATAAGCGCCATTTAGGACTTAGCGAAATAATTACAGCAGGGCCTCGATAATCCGAACCCCTGCTAATCCGAATACCTCTATTATCCGAACGACCGCCCTTTCCCCGCACAAATCACTCCCGCATATTGTTTTTCATCATCCCCGTCGCTATTCCGTCATTTTGTTATAGGAACACATTATCTTTGTACTATATTTGTGCTGTTTTATCATGGCTTCAACATCCAGAAATGCCTTTAAAAATGTCTACATACTATAATCCGAACGCTGcgtgcatatatatatatatagatccACTGAAAAAGCATAGAAAATATCAATACAATATAACTAGGTCCAGCCGTTTTGGCAAAAGAAAGTTatctgaaagtgtgtctgtcttcacgcctaaacaactgaaccgatttttccgaaatttcgtatggagataccttgagttcTATTCGGAGGAAGGACATATTGtagtttttatcccgcaaaatgtacagttcccgcgagataaacgaatttttgtgtaacggagttacgggcgtaatgtagtttaataattaactagctatttgaccgagcattgctcggtattcgataaaacaccaataaaatgacattttctaaaaatgatttctagctagatcgatttttcGCCCcctaaaccccctatatactaaatttcatgaaaatcgttggggccgattccgagattccaattataaatatatactcgtatatatacaagaattgctcgtttaaagatataagataatggagattttattaagaagaaCGAAAGCGATGACATcagacaataatattttttaatcaacaACTAACTACAACAGGCATTGGTTTAATAAGAAGTTGAGATGTGAAACTAGGTTACGCTCAAGAGTCAAGGCTATTATTACCAGCGAGACAGACGTCTGTATGAACTAGTGAGCTACTGAGCAATCATAAGAAGCAGACGTGAATATTTACAAGCTTTAGATAACATAATATCTTTCACCTGATTATCTTATTAGGTTAAAGTACATTTGTGAATGGAATTTTATTGTGAGTCgagtacttttttatttaacaatgaCGATTTTATAACTCTGTAAAGGTtcttaaattttacatcataatTACCGAATATATCTAACCATAAacaatttttgtaaataaaatacttccatCCATGTGCAGTCCATGCCCACTAAATATTAGGTAGACGACGCGACGGTAGAAACTCATAAAATTTGTTAATAGATGATAAAGATTAAGGGATCCATAGATACTtaagattataaatgcgaaagtgtgtctgtctgtctgttacctcttcacgcctaaatcactgaacagatttttctgaaatttggtttggataTACTTTGGATATActttggaaaggacataggatgataatgctggaaaaatgtacggttcctgcgcgacaAACAATGGTGGCCGGTGGGGCAACGGATTTTCAGGCGCGGGGCGTCATCTTGTACAAACATTTATATAGGCAGTGGATACAACACATTCCCTTATCATTCATTGCTCGCTAAATAAACTTGATTACTTTCTGCCTTATCATAACGCCTATAGTAAACATTcactttataaaaatatcacaattcacaataagTAGGTAATTCATTGTGACACCAATATGTGAGGATTAGATATTATCAGACGCACAACGATTTACAAATTAACATTGTAGTACTTATTTAAACAATCACAATTGGCAATATTAAAAGATAAacaaaagataaataaaatataacaaagaaTTTAGTTCGTGAaaagaaatagttttttttcttcGGAAAGTGAGTATAGTATACTCTTATAAGTGTTGTTTATAaacaattacttaaataaatattaaactactCACACATAAAGTATTGTGTTTTTCTCCTTTTAGACACCCATTAAGAATGAAGTGGATGTTATTGTTATTGTTCACATCATCAACATGTCTGAGCTACCGCATACTGAGCGTGCAGCACGCGCCATCCAAGAGCCACTACAACCTGATGATGGGACTTGTAAAGCCCCTACTGGAAGCTGGCCATGAGGTACttaaaccaaaatatttttttatataaaagaagggggcaaacgcgcgaacgggtcacctgatggaaagcaactagaagctgtaggtgcgttgccgaccacagagggaatacgctctcttcttgaaggtatGCTGgccgtattggtccggaaatactgctggtgacagttcgttccagagtttttcGTCTAAAGGTCTTCTAAAATCTACTAACTAAGAATTAGTCAAGAGTTAGTAATAGCAACATGGACAAGTTGGTCCTGTGGCTGTAACAGGATAATGATAATCCAAGGACGGCTGTTTAGCAAAAAGACGGGATCTTTGATGAGATGagaatgtcaattgtcaattgaaataaaaatatcaaaataatattatgtattatcaccCTTAAATTAGTACAGGTACCTACTACTAATTTATTGTGTATTTTCAGGTAACGATGATTACAATTTATCCCGACAAGAAACCGATCAAAAATTTAAGAGTTATCGATTTGAGTGTCCTACAAAATGCAGTTGATCGTAAGTTTCTATGAAGAAACACACATCCTACTAACGTAACCAGTGCGAAAGTATGTGCCTGTCAATATGTCATACTGTTCAAATTCCCACCTTCGGTGCAACCAAGTTGCTGGCAATATGTCCAGTCACTTTAATACCTCAAGTTGTGGTTACTTTTAATCAAGTAATATGTATATCCATTATTAATAGGTATTATGTATCAATaagaaagtttgtctgtctgtaataCCAAACCAGAAGTTGCAGGCAACATGTTCAGTAAAATCGTTGAAGTTTTAAACCACGTTTTTCATAACAGATGTAGACATAATGAAGAACGACGCCAAACTAATGAGGGAGATGAGACGGGTGGTCGCGAACATCTCCGCCACCATCACCGAACACCCCGAAGTCCGCCAAGCTCTGACCGGGGTGAACTACGACGCGGTCATCAGCGAATACTTCTTCAGCGACGTTGAAGCTGGGTAATATTTTGAACCTTTTGCTAAAACTAAGGCTATAGCGCAGTAGGCATAACTGCACTGCAGCCAAGCTTcactacgcggcagcgacgcTAGGCGACACGAAacgtacctactacctaccaACCAGGACGTTTCGTGGACGATAGAAGATAAGTGATGCGTTGCTCTGCTTCAGTTTCCGCTGCAGCGTAAATATGCTCTTTTACCTTAAAATGGAATACAGAAAAGTTGTCTCTGGTTGGGCGAATTTGATCTCAActcatttgaattttgatatcCATATACATATCCTAGCTACTGCAAAAATTTGCACCGACGGCCTTGAATGCATTATACCCTACAAACACCACTCAGGTACGCAGCAACGCTGCAGGTCCCCTGGATTCAGCTGCACGGGGAGATGACTCCACACCTCGAGCTGCTGATGGACTCTCTTCGGGGCGTCGCCACCGTGCCCGTCATTATGAACTCCGTCCCCATACCCATGAGCTTGGGACAGCGGCTGAAGAATACTCTATGGTACTTCCTGATCTCTTATGGCTTTTTGTAAGTATTCTTAAAATGAAACCCTGAATTTTGAATTGGCACTACCGCGCCGGTAACTAAGAAACTAAGAATCTTATAATCAACACATGTAGGTAAGCATACCTAAACAGAAAGTATGTTATTTTCTAATTCCGTCTACAAGCCTAGTTCAAGCGCACAGCGCGCTTAGCATGACGAAAACAATAGAAAATATCTGAGAAAAGAAATGTTGACAGATTCAAGAGACATAACGCCAGATTTCCTTCGTAAACCAGTCACTTACACTATTCTACCGTAGAAAAAACCCTTTGGTGGGGTATGCACCTTCTGAACAAGCTTATTCTTCAACAGAAAGGACTATTCAGCGAGTGAGTTGGAATACCAGCAGAAGTTCGGTCCGCTTGCCGAAGCTAGAGGGCATAAGTTGAGGCCATATTCTGAAGCCATACGTGACATCTCCGTTCTGTTCCTGAACTCCCATCCATCATACGCCGCGGCCCGCAGCCTGCCGCCCAATGTCGTGGAGATCGGAGGGTACCATATTGACGACTATGTCCCACCACTACCTCAGGTAAGAATCAGACACCTTCGCATATTAATCGGATAATGTGAGACGCGCAATGCCATATTCAGGgcattatattatagtaaaagaAACGTTTTCTTTAGGAACTATAGTCTTCATCACACATCCAGAGTGATCAAATCCTTATGGCTTACAAAacaataacaattataataaaaaacatcATATCGCACACCCAGTTCATTTGCGATCGGAGCCAAGATCAAGTGGCCGCCCTAATGGGTAGATCATGAACTGGTGACATTTTCTGTTGTAGGATTTACAGGAGCTTTTGGACTCGTCTAAAAACGGAGTAGTCTACTTCAGCATGGGCTCCGTCATTAAAGCAAAGCTGTTAGCGGAAAAGTTAAAGAAAGACCTGTTGAAAATGTTCTCTGCACTGCCTTACACTGTGCTTTGGAAATTAGAGGACAAAATTGAAAATCCACCAAAGAATCTGCACGTCAGGGCCTGGATGCCTCAGCCGAGTATACTGTGTaagattacttttatttaatgagTGTCAGTGGCGGGTTTCTTACATATTTTGGAAGTTGTCACCCAAATTATGCAGGCTAGGCTTTAGCTCTGCAGAACAGAACAGTTAAGAGACTATACTAGCTAGTTACTactacgtggaagagccatgcttcggtacaaatgggccgactcgaccggagaaataccacgttctcacagaaaaccggcgtgaaacagcgattgcgctgtgtttcgccgagtgagtgagtttaccggaggcccaatcccctaccctattccctcccctaccctcccctattcccttcccatccctaccctcccctattaccctattccctcttaaaaggccagcaacgcacctgcagctcttctgatgctgcgattgtccatgggcgacgaaagttgctttccatcaggtgacccgtttgctcgtttgcccccttatttcataaaaaagctaGTATTGTCTCTAAAcctttcagtgtcatatttaAAAGCCTAGGTCATATAAAAGCAAAAGATACTATATTGCACTGCAAAAATGTAAACTAGCACCTATAAGCCAGTTGCCTTACTCTCGACACAATCGAGGATCGAATCAGATCGATCTCAACAGCTTTTGCAACTTTCGTGCAACGATCGTGCTGAGGGTCAATTTGGAACTAGAGATCTGCGTAAAAGATACTATAATTTTCAGCTCACCCAAACGTGAAGGTGTTCATAACACACGGCGGCGCGCTCAGCACCATCGAGTCTCTCCACTTCGGTAAGCCGATCCTGGCTGTACCAGTGTTTGGGGATCAGCCCAGCAA containing:
- the LOC121725708 gene encoding UDP-glucosyltransferase 2-like, yielding MRTLLLLFLCTVSMGYGYRLLAVQTTPSKSHYNLLAGLVKPLLEAGHEITFAAIFPDKKPVKNLRIIDLSEVQKALEHVNALDQDKVAFSRLKELMSNISHLVVKHPEVQHVMREETFDAVITEWLFRDVEAGYAAALQVPWILLHGMEMSPHMENLVDTVRHVSTIPLVLNEAPIPMNLPQRLMNTAWHLLMSFCFYKDFPSNEAEYHAMFGPIAEARGHQLPPYWDAIRDVSVLFLNSHPSFTAARSLPPNAVEIGGYHIDENVPPLPKDLQVLLDSSKNGVIYFSLGSVIKAKNLPEKLVNEWIKMFAELPYTVLWKFEIELKDLPKNLHVRPWMPQTSILTHPNVKVFITHSGGLSTIESLYYGKPILAVPVFGDQPANAEQAVQAGRALKVPYSINMVGDLKVALKEMLSNDSYYQRAQYLSSLFHKRPVPPKQLVTNYVELAIESKGAHHLRSKTLLYKWYEIWMLDQAAVLLAVLYILYRVIKKIVCLIKGMFSRTKKVKKQ
- the LOC121725491 gene encoding UDP-glucosyltransferase 2-like, yielding MVAGGATDFQARGVILHPLRMKWMLLLLFTSSTCLSYRILSVQHAPSKSHYNLMMGLVKPLLEAGHEVTMITIYPDKKPIKNLRVIDLSVLQNAVDHVDIMKNDAKLMREMRRVVANISATITEHPEVRQALTGVNYDAVISEYFFSDVEAGYAATLQVPWIQLHGEMTPHLELLMDSLRGVATVPVIMNSVPIPMSLGQRLKNTLWYFLISYGFLKDYSASELEYQQKFGPLAEARGHKLRPYSEAIRDISVLFLNSHPSYAAARSLPPNVVEIGGYHIDDYVPPLPQDLQELLDSSKNGVVYFSMGSVIKAKLLAEKLKKDLLKMFSALPYTVLWKLEDKIENPPKNLHVRAWMPQPSILSHPNVKVFITHGGALSTIESLHFGKPILAVPVFGDQPSNAEQSVHAGRALMVPYSPDMVPELSVALNEMLSNDSYYKRAQYLSSLFHKRPLPPRKLVTSYVELAIESKGAHHLRSRSTLYKWYEIYMLDQAAVLLVILYVIYRILCKMATILKRTFSNKKLKTH